A window of Cryptomeria japonica chromosome 3, Sugi_1.0, whole genome shotgun sequence contains these coding sequences:
- the LOC131030994 gene encoding uncharacterized protein LOC131030994 produces MGHIRDLMRSNPPFFDGKGTGLEVETWLISLDRCFIMYPYGRNTKARCAIMRLKSFASIWWWLEEERISVSINTLSWEIFLERFKARFLSPQWRQSRADELYALHQFGISVDQFEHMFYELKQYADIGNDEVMLVQHFLRGLNDRISGRVRVFELALIEVAVAKARLVEQNLVRAHGGVLRHLLRVDNNSSNRRDRNSFRASRVATLSIGRTGTGRGADRVSHGSPLRVHLRPLVGEASNSPVG; encoded by the exons ATGGGGCACATAAGGgatttgatgaggtccaatcctcctttctttgacgGAAAAGGTACGGGTCTTGAGGTAGAGACCTGGCTTATTAGTTTAGATCGATGTTTCatcatgtatccatatggtagaaacaccaaggcgagatgtgctatcATGCGTCTCAAGAGTTTTGCATCTATCTGGTggtggttagaggaggagaggatcagtgtgagcattaacaccTTATCATGGGAGATTTTTCTGGAGAGATTcaaggcacgatttctctcaccccagtggagacaGTCTCGGGCAGATGAGTTATATGCTTTGCACCAGTTTGGTATAtcagtagatcagtttgagcacaTGTTTTATGAGCTTAAACAATATGCTGATATTGGCAATGATGAGGTGATgctagttcaacacttcttgaggggtctaaacgATCGCATTAGTGGaagagtgagagtgtttgagcttGCTTTAATAGAGGTAGCCGTGGCAAAAGCTAGGCTGGTGGAGCAGAATCTTGTCCGCGCACATGGCG gggtcctcaggcacctgctaagggtggacaACAATAGCAGCAACCGCCGAGACCGAAATAGTttcagggccagcagggtggcaactctcagcaTAGGAAGAACAGGAACTGGCAGAGGAGCAGACAGAGTTTCCCATGGTagtcctctcagggtgcatctcaggcccctagtaggggaagcttccaATAGTCCAGTGGGctga